Within the Salarias fasciatus unplaced genomic scaffold, fSalaFa1.1, whole genome shotgun sequence genome, the region TGCTCAGTCAGTCAGGTTTTCACTCCCACAGCTGTCTGACTGCGCTcaaagattgattttttttcccctcctctcttttttcttttggtcgGAGGGAGGGGATGTGCATGTTTGTAATGTAAACTCTGAAAATTTGAGGACAGCTGTATGAttaatcatatttttttgtgaattttcttATACCTCTGCAGTATGTTTatgttaaactgtaaaaaaaacttaataaaGAAACCATTGGAAAAACAAAGATTGATTTGTAGTGGTTTTATACACTGTCATGTGCTATAAAAATCTTGCTAGCTATGTGCTAACCCCTATGGGATTTTCCTTTGTCAGGCTCGCAGTTAGTATTGATGAAATTCGATACCCTTTTGGCTCAATTTGAGCTTAATATACAGGGCTTGGGGATTCAGACAGGGCAGTTTGGATTGTTATCGATGCTTAGTTGTTTTCCCAGCTTTCTGACTGTACATGGAGCTGACTTTGTAGTTGTAGCATATATGTACCTTTTATATTTATGTTGAGCAATTTAGCTGCctcagaaaaaatgaaaatatgaagggACTGTTAGGCCAGATCAGAAGCTCTAAATTCGGCTGGGAGCCTAGGGTGACTAAAAGCATGGACACACACGCAGGAGTGCAAGTGAGGAACGTTTACTTGCAAAATGATTTGAATgcaaaaatgtatatttacacAATACAAAACCGCgcaataaaaatttaaaaaaataccaataaatgaataaaccaaAATTAGTCAGTCTTGTTAGTCTTTTAGTGTCTCTTAGTGTCTTTGTCTCTCagtctttcagtgtttgttcaaTATCCAGTGTGTTTACCAGGATCTTTCTGGGATTTGGCTCGCCATCTAGTGCAGAGAATCGATCCTCTTCTGGAATCCACGAATCTGCAATCCAGTGGAttacacaaatccaaaaaaccTGACCATGCTGATTAGCAGGTGTagcactgctgctctgagctcACGTGGGTTCACAGCCTTTGGCTCAATATCAAATCTACAAGTATATCCCACAaaaaggctgctgctgccatgtTAGCTCTCTGCTTCTGGTGAGGAGGATCTCTCCCAGTCTGCCATCTGGCTCATTTGTCCAGCAGAAGCTGCGTGCAGGCAGACTGGAGAGAACCCCGCCCCTAGTGGCTGGGAGtggtaatgaaaataaatggtgATTGcctgttaaaggaatactccacccaaaaaacgatttggcctcattttctactcaccctcatgctgagaaacactctggagcacttttttgatgtttcaaatgcagttggagatgtttggggactttcgtagtcaacaaacagggaccgacagcacccgacagaaaaaatggtccataaagtccacaaaacgtgcccattttccttcatgctgctcgtccgctgtaatccaagtgtcctgagcgcgtcacgtccataattaattcttagcgaggtaatttagtatattttaagagcctaaacagtgcgcTCTCATACTTCTCCAGTGCATGTCTGCGCGTGCAccctacggaagccgcggcagaccaagcaacacgcttgtgccctttcagcaggacaccgaattcaaagctttaaaacagcagccaatcatttttgtgattgtccacagctcggtcactcacagcagaatataaacagcggaacttcttttTCTACGCTTGctatttagaaaagtagtcactgaaagcgcgcaagcgtgttgcttggtctggcgcggcttccgtagttcagggtgcgcgtatGAAAgcgcactgtttaggctcttaaaatatactaaattacctcgttaagaattaattatggacgttatgcgctcaggacacttggattacagcggacgagcagtatgaaggaaaatgggcacgttttgtggactttatggaccgttttttctgtcgggcgctgtcggtccctgtttgttgacaacgaaagtccccaaacatctccaactgcatttgaaacatcaaaaaactgctccagagtgtttctcagcatgagggtgagtagaaaatgaggccaaatcattttttgggtggagtattcctttaaacatATCAGGAATTGTATTGTTTTTcttagttattttcttttttattactttttttttttagagtttttaaatttttaatgaacatatttcaaaaaactactatttatgtgtttttaatcactaTTGATCCTTATTAAGAAATAAGGatttttaatcaatattcaTCTTTTTAAGCCATGTTTTTCACACTGGGTTACATAGTGGTTTTAAGCACTTTGATGTGCTTTAAAATAGATTGCAAGTAATGTGCTAACCCCCTATGAGCTGTTACTGGTTCTGCTAAGAATATTCATGGACATAAACTCTCGGTTCAGCCAGGGGTCCTCCGCCCGATCCACAGATAGATTCACCGCTCTACACACCAGCTCCACCTgatcctgcagcaggtggagctgctcttGAGTTGGATGTACTGGGGATCAGGCAACaattgtatttctgtttttaatatgATTATTATTTGATCCTTgatttagacacacacacacacacacacacacacacacacacacacacacacacacacacacacacacaaagagagaaaaaaactgccCCGTTTGGATTATTGATTATTAATTTTAATTGTGAGCCATGTAATGCAGACATAAccataaaatgaaaaagcattttGGCTAATGGGAATAATTTCTGTGGGATTACACAGAAAACATGTATCAGATTGAACACAACGGGGTTTTGAGTGAAGTTTTTACCATGTAGTGATGCAATAGGTCTAAGAAATGCTTGTTTCAAAACTTCTACATTTGGCAATATAGGGTTACATAAAATTTTTGGAAGACATGTCATTTTTATCATgtaacttttaaaaaagaactgcaacaacaacaaaaactgtcagaatatttttctattttttataacctgattctttttttccttaGTCTACAGCTTTCGTAGTTTCTCATTGTCGAGTTCATCTCTGAGTTGACGCCATCATGTAAAGAGCAGTTTCAGTGTTTGAGGATGTGATTGAGTGACCTCTGGAACATTTTCTCTTCAAACTCTTGTTATCGTGTTGGCAGACATCTTTCCATTTCAGAGAGAGTTATGGACTGTTTGGCCCTGCTCTTCCTTTTTTGTGGGATTTTTCTGATCTGAAGAGGAAACAAACCAATGTTAGCGCTCATGCTCTGATCTTCGTTTCTCCGGAAACAAACTtgatcttttttcttctcaataTTAAACcaatattttgtgtttgttttcgttGTGGTGAAGGCCTCAGATTTgatctttcatttctttcttcgACGTTGAGCCTTTAAATCATCCACTTCTTTTTCCATCGTGTGAAAGTCCATTGTTGTCTCCGTCAGCTTAAAGGAAAAGATCATACAAGTTATTCACCTGCTCTGACAActacagaaacaggaaatgcatGCATAACCAAATATTTTAAGCACATTCACACAAGTCTACAGGGAAGAATTTCAGGAGAAGAAACTATGTTAGGGATGTAATAACAGCCGCTCAGGTCTTACCATGTCCATGagaatttcagttttcagcttcagcagattgttctcctcctccagctggacatttcttttcttcatccGCCGCATTTCCCTGTTTGATGCATTTCCACCAGGTTCTGATGACAcagtttcagtaaaaaaataaacctgtttTAGCTTTGAACAGACATCCAGCAGccaaaaacagaagacaaaTCAAAATGACTGTTTAAAGGAAAAACCACTACCTGCTAGCCACTGCCCATCTTCAAACTTCCAGCTCTGGCCTCCAATAGTCATCGAGGGAGGTCCAAACTCAAGACCCAGCTCCATCTCTCTGGTACAACGATCCAGCTGGAAGAAATGAGGAAGGTGAATACAGCTTTCGCACAATCAGCAGTACGAACTATTTCCTACATGAAGTATATTTTGGTGATGCAGCCAAAGAAAGCTGATTTATCATGTGCAGGCTGGACAGATGTGCAGGTTTTCGAGGAGGAACTTTCTTTGGACTAAACTTGTCACCAAAGAGAAGCTTCTTCAGAAATCCTCTCAGGTCAAGCATGAGTGCTACAGCACGAGTTTTTGCCATCGCCAGTCCTGCAGTCATCTCTCCTGCCAAATGTTTGTTCATGAAGTTGCCCATTCTTGCCAGGATTTAGTTAATCTGCTCACGAGTTGCTTCACTAACGCAAAAGGTGGCTGTCTCCTATTCGGTCTTCAACAGACAGAAGCCACTTCCCTCCAGgtgcacagcagcaggaggcaggGGGCTTTCATTTCTTATGTGCTTTAATGTTGCCATTGGTGACAAAGATGATGTCATCGTCCTTGGTCAAGGTCATTGAATATTcagggctgtgttcgaaaccgcatactgcctgcgacatacttccatacccatactgtccatactgcgtactgcatacccagtccatcagacagtatgcaaagtgtttacactacagcacactacataataacccacaaaagctgatttcactttagctctaaactcttcaaatgtagaactttatcgagatttttttttaaattaggcgacaaagtggtggtttagaggcCAAGTGTggcgtttatttgtccgaataccaaccgtttatgattttgttcaaacgaattcggcgaaattcaagccagccgcagtgagcaacgcacttccggttattttcaccaaaataaagcacccctttccctttctcatgcaaaaacaccttagtgataaatctgtgcttttactttgaaaacaagaagccaacctGTTAGCAATacatctcgcttaacatcgccgtttggaccgtcATCCCGTTAACGGAATTGGACCAGTTACGACGccttaccgacggagagttttttcggctcttcaacgaaGATTGGCTCATCGGCTCTCGCCGTCCAttgcgttgcatcttgggtaatttcagtatgagtagtaaacccacgatgtatactcaacatttctggtgaatgcagtatgcatccgggaaatTCTcacatactcaaaatcgcatactgccagtgtaaacgctctgcatactcaataagttagtatgagtagtaggtaagtatgcggtttccaATACAGCGTAAGTTCTTCTGACAGTTAAACACAGCTGCATCTGTGTTCCTACTGGAACCAATAAAAGTCCCAAAATCCTGTTTCTGTGACTGTGCTTCTTCTGAAtctgcaaacaaaaacattgaatgGCGGCCAAAGCGAGGGGGAGCAGATGATTTGATGGGGATGTGTGCAGTAATTAATTAGTCATTAGCTGATTCTTtgggcaggttttttttttttttctttcccatgtcctgttcggcagctggggcgtgcaatattgtatgattgtagccttttactatccgaacagattttaatgttagcagcaggacgagactgagtctcctcctgctgctgcctttatttaaagctggcatccggcatggctgccggacaggaccgggacggaaatgctcagagagcaggaacagaaagagagaaagataaagagagggagaacgggggggcacaacctatgtacaaagtcacaatacaaaacagtgttgtcgacgcaccacacgcaacctagaacaatcccaaacccccaatctagacaacaccaaaacagagccgacaaccaacacagaaaattacagaaccatacatacatttttttttttttttttttcctgaaccatatcagtgaacagaccaggccacaaaaataaaaggaggtgtaggggaggaaggaaatgcaaggacaccacaaacccttttttttttttttttttttttttttgaatatagctagtcgtaactagtagtaaactcggggcgtgcatcaagagaggtctgctacagatcaccattagtctaactaccacaagaagacaaggtaacccagtatgtgaagagtgattaaagatcaacgtgatcatgtgaatatgatggtgacagtgatggtgatagtgatcatgcatatatgacgtctgacctctgagaaggccagaagcaggccagagaggccctcagagcccagacagccggcggacatcacagagcccggatccaagccgggagaaccagcccacacgggcggctacccaccccaggccagtacaccccccagcgcgccggccacgcaccccgagatccagggcatcaccccccaccacaccccaccccccaccccacgacccccacccggaacccacccacccgtccaccgcccggcccacccctcccaccccctgtcctctcccgcctcactcccccccgccccaacccaacactcatacccactcactcatactgacacacacacatgcacacacacaaccactcatccctaaaccaaacgcacacacacacactcacattccaacacactcacacactctcacgcacacacacacacacgcacacacacgcacagtcttgtatttctatccttgtggggaccgtccattgactcccattcatgtctagcccctaaccctgacccttaccctaaccctaacccacaccacaacaaagcctaaccctaaagaaatgtttttgcacttttacttttttcagtaacaacaacatggtcaagaaaacactgtttctcctacttaggaccggaaaaaggtccccacaaggcacgtcgttccacgttttgctatcctcgtggggacatttggccccgacaaggatagaaatacgagaacacacacacacacacacacacacacacacacacacacagtccaccctaccccaaacacactcacattcccgcgtcatccaactgtcatatcctgtgggagacccccccggaaggcaagggaacaccgaaccccacatccaggaccccccgccacccacaactgccgcccccacccccccaccccaccgccacagacaggtatgcaccccccagagccagcagccccccaaaccacagctgctccaaacccccggcctggggggaaaacaacagccccccccaccccaccccccaccagaaggaatccagaaacgggggcgcagaagaccccattgccctccctccccccccccctctgtctcgtgagtgttgatggagtatatgttgtttgcgattaaaatttgagggtcagtaaccacaccgtgccgcgagtgaggccaaacgagcagtctcatccacctgaacagccccacccccgacacagcgcgccaagaccccccgacgtgtgtgtttgtatgtatttggtcgtgttagatgactaagtgcaattaagactgagaggcgagccactgaagcgtgcagtgattggggccacttcgatggccccctccaccacacccaacttgataagcccgcctcccaaagccctacgtgtgtgtgcatgagagcggggggagaggggggtccggggatgccgcagcagtTCTGAGGAATGAACTCTGGCTCGAACACTCCCTCAGCCGCCCGTCCGGCGCTCCACAGTCCCAGCAGCCGTCATTACCAGTCAGGGCTTTAACGGCAGTCGATCGACGACTGGGAACTGTTCTGGATATGTAATGagaagtgttttattttaatgattcaGAGCAAACCAGACAGTGAAATCACAGAATCACAGGAGGcagtttgagttttattttataattttattgaatgtaggttttttttttcttttgtgggtGTCCTAtctgcttgctttttttttttaacttaaaggATGAGTTTTACTGATTTACTCCCTGTGTCATAATATTGcttctttatctttttaaatatctttctTCCTTAATTCCCTCTCTATTTATATTTCATACTTGTGCCCCtttaaatctgtattttctATTTCTACGCTATCTACTCATCCAGTGTATCTCAGCTCTGATCCTCAGGCCCCCTGTCCCGCCTTCTCTGTTGCTCTCGGTCAGTGTTggattttcttgtcttttcttggGGCCTGTTTCATGGCTGAATTACAAACCGCGGTTCTTGGTCCTCCTCTCCACCAGTTGGCAGTGCTTCTCAGGGACTCGTGTTGCTCTGAGgtccttcagcttcttctctTTGAGGTCCTGGATTtgcttctgcttcagctgggCCTTCTCCTGCTGCCGACCGGTCTCCTTGAGGAGCTCTCTTCGTTTCTCTGCAGCCGacagcttctcctcctgcatctgCTGCTGGACGGCCTGCAGGTGGCGACGAgcgtcctgctgcttcctctcctgctgctcctggtccttCGCTACCCTTTGTCTCAGAACCCTCAGATCCCTGTCAAACTGGGCCTTTTGCCGCCCGACCTCTTTGGACATGCTGAGCCCTTTGTCCTGAATCTGTTTCAGGCGGGACTTTTCCATCACGGCTCTGTCTTCAACCTTCTTGACGGCCCGCTGGACTTCAGCTCTTCTCCACTCTCTGTCCTTCGCTTCCTTGATCCTCCGAGTGTGGAGCTCTTCCTGCTTTGCtttctgatctgctgctctcttctgctGAGCCCCGAGTCGCTTGatttctgcctctctctccttcttgaTTCTTCTCTGCTCAGCTTCGTGTTCGGCCTCCTGCTGCATTTTCTTCTTGTTGTATTCCGCCTCTGTCCGATCGGccagcttctcctgctgcttcctctgcttttTGGCATCTATGGACTCAGCGTTGATGCGCTTGATCTCGTCCTGCAGAAGCtttgtctcctctctcttcttctccagggCCCTCAGGTCTTCCAGGTCCATTTGCTCCTGTTgttctctgagctgctttccctcttcctttttcacttctttctccGCTTGCTTCTTCAccaggttctgctggatctgctCCTGAATTTCATTCCTTCCCCTGATCCTCTGCTGCTTGCGCTTCTCATCCATCTTGTCCGCAGCATCCAGAGCCTTTTGGCGTTCCACCTTCAGCATTTCGTGGACACGGCGCTCTCCCTCAGCCTGCTCCTTCTGGAGGCGTCTGTGTTCCTGTAACTGGACATCACGAGCAGCTTGACAGTGAGCTTCTCCAATCAGCTGGTTCAGCTGCTTGatctcgtcctcttcctccatctttaACGCAGCGGCCCTCTCCACCACACGCTTGTCTCGTTCTTGCTTCTTGAGCTCCAGCCGAGTCAGGACTGGGTTCTTCCTATGAGACTCGTCAATCTTGGACATCCGAGTCTTCCTTTCTTCTGACGCTTTaatctcctcttcttttttcttctggaAAGCCTTTTGCATGGCATTCCTCTCCTCTTTGCCGGGGAATCGGGAGGCAGACGTCATCTTTTTAAACTCAGACACTGGCAGAATGGTGGACTTTGCTGGAGCAGGCCTCTGTGATCCTTTGGCTGGAGGATTCCTCTGCGGTTCACAGACTTTCTGAATCGGGTCCTTGTTGGGGGCTTGAAGTGTCTTCTGGGATCGCTCGTTCTTCCTCACGCTGGGGCTTCCCCGTGACACTGGCACAGCTTTCTTCCTGAAGTCGGACATTGTTAAACGCTCTCTAGCTGCTTCACTAACGCTAAACGTACTCGGTCTTCGACAGACAGAGGCCATTTCCCTCCAGCTGCACAGTAGCAGGAGGCAGGGGGCTTTCATTTCTTATGTGCTT harbors:
- the LOC115385379 gene encoding protein chibby homolog 1-like, which codes for MLDLRGFLKKLLFGDKFSPKKVPPRKPAHLSSLHQLDRCTREMELGLEFGPPSMTIGGQSWKFEDGQWLAEPGGNASNREMRRMKKRNVQLEEENNLLKLKTEILMDMLTETTMDFHTMEKEVDDLKAQRRRKK